One region of Demequina sp. TMPB413 genomic DNA includes:
- a CDS encoding DUF302 domain-containing protein encodes MSYGLTLTIDQAFEPALAAARAALANEGFGILTEIDMAATMKTKLDVDMAPQVILGACNPPLAHRALQVEESIGMLLPCNVVVRSVGEGRTRIEAIDPHVMVTLTGNAGLEAVADDAALRLGAALRRLESPPIV; translated from the coding sequence ATGAGCTACGGCCTTACCCTTACGATCGACCAAGCCTTCGAGCCGGCTCTCGCGGCCGCACGTGCAGCATTGGCCAACGAGGGATTCGGGATCCTGACCGAGATCGACATGGCGGCCACGATGAAGACGAAGCTTGATGTCGACATGGCCCCACAGGTGATCCTCGGCGCGTGCAACCCCCCACTCGCTCATCGCGCCCTGCAGGTGGAGGAGTCGATAGGAATGCTCTTGCCGTGCAACGTGGTGGTGCGCTCGGTAGGCGAGGGTCGCACCCGGATCGAGGCCATCGATCCGCACGTGATGGTCACCCTCACAGGCAACGCCGGACTCGAGGCCGTCGCTGACGACGCAGCCTTGCGGCTCGGCGCGGCTCTTCGACGTCTGGAATCGCCACCGATTGTGTGA